In the genome of Capra hircus breed San Clemente chromosome 5, ASM170441v1, whole genome shotgun sequence, one region contains:
- the DAZAP2 gene encoding DAZ-associated protein 2 isoform X2: MNSKGQYPTQPTYPVQPPGNPVYPQTLHLPQAPPYTDAPPAYSELYRPSFVHPGAATVPTMSAAFPGASLYLPMAQSVAVGPLGSTIPMAYYPVGPIYPPASSPWMPSQCCSAGSHAGSQCPRNSAEGKLLHGWLRWWLHHLVKNQGHLYAGKDITYLQHFSQCNCFSHINLKLQFRHMLLGCLSGAQTFRHFSNLIRNHVMVAVPP, from the exons ATGAACAGCAAAG GTCAATATCCAACGCAGCCAACTTACCCTGTGCAGCCTCCTGGGAACCCTGTGTACCCTCAGACCTTGCATCTTCCTCAGGCTCCACCCTATACTGATGCTCCACCTGCCTACTCAGAG CTCTATCGTCCGAGCTTTGTGCACCCAGGGGCTGCCACTGTCCCCACCATGTCAGCTGCATTTCCTGGCGCCTCACTGTATCTTCCCATGGCCCAGTCTGTGGCTGTTGGACCTTTAGGTTCCACAATCCCCATGGCTTATTATCCAGTTGGTCCCATCTATCCACCTG CCTCCTCCCCCTGGATGCCCTCCCAATGCTGCTCAGCTGGCAGTCATGCAGGGAGCCAATGTCCTCGTAACTCAGCGGAAGGGAAACTTCTTcatgggtggctcagatggtggctACACCATCTGGTGAAGAACCAAGGCCATCTCTATGCCGGGAAAGACATCACATACCTTCAGCACTTCTCACAATGTAACTGCTTTAGTCATATTAACCTGAAGTTGCAGTTTAGACACATGTTGTTGGGGTGTCTTTCTGGTGCCCAAACTTTCAGGCACTTTTCAAACTTAATAAGGAACCATGTAATGGTAGCAGTACCTCCCTAA
- the DAZAP2 gene encoding DAZ-associated protein 2 isoform X1 — translation MNSKGQYPTQPTYPVQPPGNPVYPQTLHLPQAPPYTDAPPAYSELYRPSFVHPGAATVPTMSAAFPGASLYLPMAQSVAVGPLGSTIPMAYYPVGPIYPPGSTVLVEGGYDTGARFGAGATAGNIPPPPPGCPPNAAQLAVMQGANVLVTQRKGNFFMGGSDGGYTIW, via the exons ATGAACAGCAAAG GTCAATATCCAACGCAGCCAACTTACCCTGTGCAGCCTCCTGGGAACCCTGTGTACCCTCAGACCTTGCATCTTCCTCAGGCTCCACCCTATACTGATGCTCCACCTGCCTACTCAGAG CTCTATCGTCCGAGCTTTGTGCACCCAGGGGCTGCCACTGTCCCCACCATGTCAGCTGCATTTCCTGGCGCCTCACTGTATCTTCCCATGGCCCAGTCTGTGGCTGTTGGACCTTTAGGTTCCACAATCCCCATGGCTTATTATCCAGTTGGTCCCATCTATCCACCTGGTTCAACAGTGCTGGTGGAAGGAGGGTATGATACAGGGGCCAGATTTGGAGCTGGCGCTACTGCTGGAAACATTCCT CCTCCTCCCCCTGGATGCCCTCCCAATGCTGCTCAGCTGGCAGTCATGCAGGGAGCCAATGTCCTCGTAACTCAGCGGAAGGGAAACTTCTTcatgggtggctcagatggtggctACACCATCTGGTGA